A window of the Thiomicrospira microaerophila genome harbors these coding sequences:
- a CDS encoding cryptochrome/deoxyribodipyrimidine photo-lyase family protein — protein sequence MEKTSIQIVWFKRDLRIHDHAPLYFAAQQGAVLPVYVFEPDLWQQPDASLRQWRFVADCLLDLDADLRALGQGLVFAVGEVTDVFAQLQQDYQISAIWSHQETGNAWSYQRDKQVKGWLQDQQIPWYELAQHPIKRGLVQRDHWQAQADQFFQQALIPTPASLPGLLMAPPLSANGLAQQLEYHLPAPIVADEHTQPGGRRRGEQRLADFLQRHLSRYLYDIAKPLASRQSSSRLSPHLAWGCLSIREVMQAAYGARGRLGEKNDRALNAFVSRLHWQSHFMQKLETEPALEFSCLQAETEGLRSQGQYPTRLQAWFEGQTGVPLVDACMRCLRHTGWLPFRMRAMVMSFASYQLWLDWRDTAPLLARLFTDYEPGIHYSQVQMQSGTTGINAMRVYNPVKQSQDHDPEGRFIKQWCPELAGLEAAFIHAPWDAAPEWLAQAGLVLGQNYPWPIVDLEQSAREAKQQLAALRKQPSARAQAQQVYVKHGSRLRPASRRRSKKTVATLEVDSPQLSLF from the coding sequence ATGGAAAAGACTTCAATTCAAATAGTATGGTTTAAGCGTGATTTGCGTATCCATGATCATGCGCCGCTGTATTTTGCCGCCCAGCAGGGCGCGGTCTTACCTGTCTATGTTTTCGAGCCAGATCTTTGGCAACAGCCGGATGCCAGTTTGCGCCAATGGCGATTTGTCGCGGATTGTTTGCTGGACTTAGACGCAGACTTACGTGCGTTGGGGCAAGGCTTGGTGTTTGCGGTTGGCGAGGTGACCGACGTTTTTGCGCAACTCCAGCAGGATTATCAGATCAGTGCGATCTGGTCGCATCAAGAAACCGGTAATGCCTGGAGCTATCAACGCGATAAGCAGGTTAAAGGTTGGTTACAAGATCAACAGATTCCTTGGTATGAATTAGCCCAGCATCCGATTAAACGTGGCCTTGTACAACGAGATCATTGGCAGGCTCAAGCCGACCAGTTTTTTCAACAAGCCTTAATCCCCACACCTGCCAGCTTACCAGGCCTGCTGATGGCGCCGCCATTAAGTGCCAACGGGCTGGCCCAACAGCTTGAATACCATTTGCCTGCACCGATTGTGGCCGATGAGCACACCCAGCCGGGCGGCCGGCGACGCGGCGAGCAGCGCTTGGCCGATTTTCTGCAGCGCCATCTATCGCGTTATTTGTATGACATTGCCAAGCCGTTGGCTTCACGGCAATCCAGTTCACGGCTCAGCCCACATTTAGCTTGGGGTTGTCTGTCGATTCGTGAGGTGATGCAAGCGGCCTATGGCGCGCGTGGCAGGCTGGGCGAAAAAAATGACCGTGCTTTGAATGCTTTCGTTTCACGCCTTCACTGGCAAAGTCATTTTATGCAAAAACTGGAAACCGAACCGGCGCTGGAATTTAGCTGTTTGCAAGCTGAAACCGAGGGGTTGCGTAGCCAAGGTCAGTATCCGACACGTTTGCAGGCCTGGTTCGAGGGGCAAACTGGCGTGCCGTTGGTTGATGCCTGTATGCGTTGCTTGCGCCATACCGGTTGGTTACCGTTTCGGATGCGGGCGATGGTAATGAGTTTTGCCAGTTATCAGCTTTGGCTAGATTGGCGCGATACGGCGCCATTGCTGGCGCGTTTGTTTACGGATTATGAACCGGGCATTCATTACTCGCAGGTGCAAATGCAATCCGGCACCACCGGGATTAATGCGATGCGGGTGTATAACCCGGTTAAGCAGTCACAAGACCATGACCCTGAAGGACGCTTTATCAAGCAGTGGTGTCCTGAACTGGCTGGTTTAGAGGCCGCGTTTATTCATGCACCTTGGGATGCCGCACCGGAATGGTTGGCGCAAGCAGGCCTGGTATTGGGACAAAATTATCCCTGGCCGATTGTGGATCTTGAGCAGTCAGCGCGTGAGGCCAAACAACAGCTGGCCGCGTTACGCAAGCAACCGAGTGCTCGCGCACAAGCGCAGCAGGTTTATGTTAAGCATGGTAGCCGCTTGCGTCCGGCTAGTCGGCGTAGGTCTAAAAAAACCGTCGCCACCCTTGAGGTTGATAGCCCACAATTGAGTTTGTTTTAA
- a CDS encoding ATP-binding protein codes for MTSFQQQSDSSEPVSNKLSASNLHLIGLFLVFIVGFGLQALLNYSVSKTIEQLDQYTQNTRYQGYLSENILHAVQAIEADFYRLTITENSQTRQVSLSQIKQAEKDIINYVEVLQRGGIFSLRQLSLDSNKSMMEPYVYQLSEGGGDFKVEVEILQLVNQLVSRIELFESVLVQRDQMMLTFSPELTRVMLEIRVNVRELMPDFERLTQYADQLRQGYVERLQAVEQQVSAEKNKYRNLQLGLTLLVLALGILMIDFVARQLRRTHRNLEASEAYVSDVLESQTHIIVVTAGVKIIDASGGFFAFFKQYPDLSAFLQQHQCICDVFIKEPGLVYKFEDKNWVEYILEHPDQTHRAKIQRDRKVFTFQLTATRSTRFKRFIVSLADITEIEALNQRLEQEKDRALASTKSKSEFLANMSHEIRTPLNAILGFIELLKEKEINPERLRYLRTVYYSGQTLLGIINDILDFSKIENNKLDLDIHAFDPRQELSSVAHLFAARCEEKKLCFKLDMADDLPGKIESDPLRIKQVLSNLLSNAVKFTPSGKTVDLKIDYDSECQQLVCEVRDQGIGIAKENQTKIFEAFSQAESSTTRQYGGTGLGLSISTRLIEMLGGELNLESQLGLGSCFTFKIPAKLIQAKPSQPALLDKKVELASLSGKVLLVEDNPTNQMLMKVVLKKIGVEFDVANDGVEGVAMYQANAYDAIIMDENMPNMSGIAATKRIRQLEAASQKEAIPIIALTANAIKGDRERFMAVGMDDYLTKPVDFKLLGQILSKYLPQQSSS; via the coding sequence ATGACCTCATTTCAACAACAGTCTGATAGCTCTGAGCCGGTTAGCAATAAGTTATCCGCTTCCAATCTTCATTTGATTGGTTTGTTTTTAGTCTTTATTGTTGGCTTTGGCTTGCAGGCGCTACTGAATTATAGTGTCAGTAAAACCATTGAACAGCTTGATCAGTACACCCAAAATACCCGATATCAAGGCTACTTGAGTGAGAATATTTTGCATGCAGTTCAGGCGATCGAAGCTGACTTTTATCGTCTGACCATTACCGAAAATAGCCAAACGCGTCAGGTCAGCTTGTCGCAAATTAAGCAGGCCGAAAAGGATATCATCAATTATGTTGAGGTATTGCAGCGCGGTGGTATCTTTAGTTTACGGCAACTGTCTTTGGATTCGAATAAATCTATGATGGAGCCTTATGTTTATCAACTGTCTGAAGGCGGTGGGGATTTTAAGGTTGAGGTTGAGATTCTGCAGTTGGTCAATCAGTTGGTGAGTCGTATTGAGCTGTTTGAATCTGTCTTGGTTCAGCGAGATCAGATGATGCTTACTTTCAGCCCTGAGTTAACTCGGGTGATGTTGGAGATTAGGGTTAATGTACGTGAGTTGATGCCTGATTTTGAGCGTTTAACTCAGTATGCTGATCAACTAAGACAGGGCTATGTTGAGCGTTTGCAGGCGGTTGAGCAGCAGGTATCGGCTGAAAAAAATAAGTACCGCAATTTACAATTGGGTTTGACGCTCTTGGTTTTGGCACTTGGCATTTTGATGATTGATTTTGTGGCCAGACAGTTACGCCGCACACATCGAAATCTTGAGGCGAGCGAAGCCTATGTGTCCGATGTGCTCGAGTCGCAGACTCATATTATTGTCGTCACCGCTGGCGTCAAAATTATTGACGCCAGCGGCGGCTTTTTTGCTTTTTTTAAACAGTACCCTGATTTATCTGCATTTTTGCAACAACATCAGTGCATTTGCGATGTCTTTATCAAAGAACCAGGCCTGGTTTATAAGTTCGAAGACAAAAATTGGGTGGAGTATATTCTTGAACACCCGGATCAAACCCACCGTGCCAAAATTCAGCGTGATCGAAAGGTATTTACTTTTCAGTTAACCGCCACCCGTTCTACCCGGTTCAAGCGCTTTATTGTGTCTTTGGCAGACATTACTGAAATCGAAGCCTTGAATCAGCGTTTGGAACAAGAGAAAGACCGTGCCTTGGCTTCAACGAAGTCGAAAAGTGAGTTTTTGGCGAATATGTCGCATGAGATTCGCACACCGTTAAACGCGATTTTAGGCTTTATTGAATTGCTTAAAGAAAAAGAAATTAATCCTGAGCGCTTGCGTTATCTCAGAACGGTTTACTATTCAGGGCAAACGCTGCTTGGGATTATTAACGATATTTTAGACTTCAGTAAAATTGAAAATAATAAGTTGGACCTTGATATTCATGCTTTTGACCCTCGTCAAGAATTGAGTTCGGTGGCCCATTTGTTTGCCGCGCGTTGTGAAGAAAAAAAGTTGTGCTTCAAGCTTGATATGGCGGATGATCTTCCCGGGAAAATTGAATCTGACCCATTAAGAATTAAGCAGGTGTTAAGCAATTTGCTTTCAAATGCGGTTAAGTTTACGCCAAGTGGTAAGACCGTTGATTTAAAAATTGACTATGACTCAGAATGTCAGCAGTTGGTTTGTGAGGTTAGGGATCAAGGCATCGGGATTGCAAAAGAAAATCAAACCAAAATTTTTGAAGCCTTCTCTCAGGCGGAAAGCTCAACCACACGCCAGTATGGCGGAACCGGTTTGGGTTTAAGTATTAGCACGCGTTTAATAGAGATGTTGGGCGGCGAACTGAATCTGGAAAGTCAGCTAGGCTTGGGGAGTTGTTTTACTTTTAAAATACCTGCCAAGCTTATTCAAGCCAAACCCAGTCAGCCTGCGTTGCTTGATAAAAAAGTCGAACTTGCAAGTCTTTCAGGTAAAGTGTTGTTGGTTGAGGATAATCCGACCAATCAGATGTTAATGAAGGTGGTGCTGAAAAAAATTGGTGTGGAATTTGATGTCGCTAATGATGGTGTTGAAGGGGTGGCGATGTATCAGGCGAATGCTTATGATGCGATTATCATGGATGAAAATATGCCGAATATGAGCGGCATTGCGGCCACAAAACGGATTCGACAGTTGGAAGCGGCGTCGCAAAAGGAGGCTATCCCGATTATTGCGCTGACTGCAAATGCGATTAAAGGCGACCGCGAGCGTTTTATGGCGGTTGGCATGGATGACTATCTGACTAAACCGGTCGATTTTAAATTATTGGGCCAAATCCTGTCTAAGTACCTGCCTCAGCAATCGAGTTCCTGA
- a CDS encoding helix-turn-helix domain-containing protein encodes MSNVIESKPDQKRTTFPHEVVGMNVIEGMSLLKAWRRYFGLSQAELAQKAGVTQAQVANFENEKSIPRADTLLKLSNALGVSADLLFDMDD; translated from the coding sequence ATGTCTAATGTGATTGAATCAAAGCCAGATCAAAAGCGCACAACTTTTCCGCATGAAGTGGTGGGGATGAATGTCATTGAAGGTATGAGTTTATTAAAAGCTTGGCGTCGTTATTTTGGTTTAAGCCAAGCTGAATTGGCACAAAAAGCGGGGGTTACGCAAGCCCAGGTCGCGAACTTTGAAAATGAAAAATCAATTCCGCGCGCCGATACCTTGCTTAAATTGTCGAACGCGTTGGGTGTCAGCGCGGATTTATTATTTGATATGGATGACTAA
- a CDS encoding helix-turn-helix domain-containing protein produces the protein MAKPLADLLLKIDPAIVEAAQNQAEEDVLAWRLAYLREQLALSQVEMAERLGISQPSVANLEKRGHEVKLSSLKRYVEALGGKLSLDVQLPDGRHIGIHV, from the coding sequence ATGGCAAAACCTTTAGCGGATTTATTGCTAAAAATCGATCCGGCGATTGTTGAAGCCGCGCAAAATCAAGCCGAAGAGGACGTGCTAGCTTGGCGTTTGGCTTATTTGCGTGAACAGTTGGCGCTTTCGCAAGTAGAAATGGCGGAGCGTTTGGGGATTTCACAGCCTTCAGTGGCTAACTTAGAAAAACGCGGCCACGAGGTGAAGTTGTCTTCGCTTAAACGTTATGTGGAGGCGCTAGGCGGCAAGTTGTCTTTAGATGTGCAACTTCCTGATGGGCGGCACATTGGTATTCATGTTTGA
- a CDS encoding type II toxin-antitoxin system RelE/ParE family toxin: MWQVVTVDYFDDWFLSLNAAEQQGILTAIFKLQSIGPLLGRPDVDTLSGVHRVKNLKELRVQHKGKPYRVLFAFDPKRQAVMLCGGDKTGDKRFYDRMIPIAEREFIAHLEKLD; the protein is encoded by the coding sequence ATGTGGCAAGTAGTGACGGTTGATTATTTTGATGATTGGTTTTTATCGTTAAACGCAGCCGAACAGCAAGGTATTTTGACCGCTATTTTTAAACTGCAATCGATTGGACCGTTATTAGGTCGTCCTGATGTCGATACGCTTTCAGGCGTGCATAGAGTTAAAAATTTAAAGGAGCTGAGGGTTCAGCATAAAGGCAAGCCGTATCGCGTGTTGTTTGCTTTTGACCCTAAGCGTCAAGCGGTCATGTTGTGTGGTGGAGATAAAACCGGTGATAAACGTTTTTATGACAGGATGATTCCGATTGCCGAGCGTGAATTTATCGCACATCTTGAAAAACTGGATTAG
- a CDS encoding restriction endonuclease, whose protein sequence is MTTSDFLQGALASVRGLNLSVVLLDGQKLAELMIEHNVGVSVKEMYQVKTLDSDYFDGFLG, encoded by the coding sequence ATTACCACGTCGGATTTTTTGCAGGGCGCGTTAGCCTCGGTGCGTGGACTCAATTTGTCGGTGGTGTTGTTGGATGGTCAAAAGTTGGCCGAGTTGATGATTGAGCATAATGTTGGCGTGAGCGTGAAAGAGATGTATCAAGTCAAAACCTTGGACAGCGATTATTTTGATGGATTTTTGGGGTGA
- a CDS encoding Eco57I restriction-modification methylase domain-containing protein produces the protein MKIKNNDLQTQQHTLFSPAFLMSYWAKEYDAYCASGEDDTLREKLSHWANKDFQKETASEGRFVQLFFVELWGYIGSGEQNREQGFTLYPQFPINNAGQRGGKGYADLALGWFALKDHPETPQVLCEFKDIRSGLDEKQNRKDNDRSPVQQCADYLHFARLQYAPYGHEKIQPTWGIVTDMNEFRLYWKAKMPGQYQRFILKPKTMKEQSLSLLADSEQARQQRFLFKTLFQADMLLNPGNESALLKLLNAQQIQEKTLEKTFYFEYRAYREALFKTLVKTNADHYPAQKLVRLTQKLLDRLLFIMFCEDMGAHLEYPVNLLRDLMVEGSQDTSYNPQANDFYEEKVARLFKTMRLGGTLWNHSINKFNGGLFAADDDLENLFIPNHIFFTPMQGATEQAMKTEKHTLLYFSANYNFGIEDGGERTIGLYTLGRIFEQSITDLEIMEAEAANEESLMKLSKRKTDGVYYTPEWVTEYVVEQTLGLRLRELQTELGFEAYGDLTDLEIDAAHTKSGKFVAQKSRAKSYFEALEHYEARLSEIKVLDPACGSGAFLIQALKRLLKEHEAIGKEKARISYEFKQGGLFDVGQVYRDILSKNLYGVDINPESVEITKLALWLHTVMPGQPLSSLDNNILCGNSLVDWDIQTILPDLNEHQLAKINPFSYAEAFQDVFANGGFDVIIGNPPYIKLQNMKKVAPEATEYWVKATKTESLTDENGQVIEKHVPKFRSTQTGNYDIYLPFFEQSVQLINPKGRMGFIAPSVWAVNEYGAGLRAFLHQSQQMDRWIDFKSYQIFDEAITYTALQFFTGQVNDGIKLHFAPQGADDLAGLHWDDITPLPYHQLDPNQAWQFMPEVERVLINKLFETCPSLKSMTTSISQGLVTSANDIYHLTQDDQRFIVPKNVFITESEVVRPLISGKNVSRYALFNQDVSIIIPYDLQNEKASLLSEDVMRNKYPVVWKYLKTQEHRLRNREYPKMDNDSKWWGYVYPKNLTKQGEKKLFVAGTAPELRVAYDEAGLFAADDKRVYTIHAENQNDLIYLLGILNAPVASYIFKKIARPKAGGFFDIESQYLAPLPIPNANDQQKAQIGELAQTLQNLHSEYRDKLAQFDKRLTSTQMLAEPKDLAWLWADIQPINDLKKSDQAKATGLKGKELTEWAKQQAQKVLDKNLQPLASQLNAKTKLVVQYQDGELSLLANGIEVITQYITDEQAALIVPQWRQVIRTTNITPSVTADKLVGHLLNLKTTHNASLIQQLNTLDTALATLQTQIQTKETQLNQHTYQLYNLTQNEIALIEGNV, from the coding sequence ATGAAAATTAAAAACAATGACCTGCAAACCCAACAACACACCCTTTTCAGTCCCGCGTTTTTAATGTCCTATTGGGCGAAAGAGTACGACGCTTACTGCGCCAGCGGCGAAGACGACACGTTACGCGAAAAACTCAGCCATTGGGCGAATAAAGACTTTCAAAAAGAAACCGCCTCCGAAGGGCGTTTCGTGCAATTATTTTTTGTCGAACTTTGGGGGTATATCGGTTCGGGCGAACAAAACCGCGAGCAGGGCTTTACGCTCTATCCGCAGTTTCCCATCAATAACGCCGGACAACGCGGCGGCAAGGGTTACGCCGATCTAGCCCTCGGCTGGTTTGCCTTAAAAGATCACCCCGAAACGCCGCAAGTGTTATGCGAATTTAAAGACATTCGTTCCGGCCTCGATGAAAAACAAAACCGCAAAGACAACGACCGCTCACCGGTGCAACAATGCGCCGATTACCTGCATTTCGCCCGATTGCAATACGCACCTTACGGACACGAAAAAATTCAACCTACTTGGGGCATTGTCACCGATATGAACGAATTCCGTTTATATTGGAAAGCCAAAATGCCGGGGCAATACCAGCGGTTTATCCTCAAACCCAAAACCATGAAAGAACAATCGCTCAGCCTGCTGGCGGATAGCGAACAGGCACGCCAACAACGGTTTTTATTCAAAACCCTGTTTCAAGCCGACATGCTCCTAAATCCTGGCAACGAATCGGCCTTGCTCAAACTGCTCAATGCGCAGCAAATCCAAGAAAAAACCCTCGAAAAAACCTTCTATTTCGAATACCGTGCCTACCGCGAAGCCTTATTTAAAACGCTGGTTAAAACCAATGCCGACCACTACCCAGCGCAAAAACTGGTACGCCTCACCCAAAAACTGCTCGACCGCTTGCTGTTTATTATGTTTTGCGAAGACATGGGGGCGCATCTTGAATACCCGGTGAATCTGCTGCGCGATTTAATGGTCGAAGGCTCGCAGGACACAAGCTACAACCCGCAAGCCAATGACTTTTACGAAGAAAAAGTAGCGCGCCTGTTTAAAACTATGCGACTGGGCGGCACCTTATGGAATCACAGCATCAACAAATTCAACGGCGGATTATTCGCCGCCGATGACGATTTAGAAAACCTGTTTATCCCAAATCACATCTTTTTTACCCCGATGCAGGGCGCAACCGAACAGGCGATGAAAACCGAAAAACACACCTTGCTGTATTTTTCCGCCAACTACAATTTCGGCATCGAAGACGGCGGAGAACGCACCATCGGCCTCTACACCCTTGGGCGCATTTTCGAGCAATCCATTACCGATCTTGAAATCATGGAAGCCGAAGCCGCCAACGAAGAATCGCTGATGAAACTCAGCAAACGCAAAACCGACGGCGTGTACTACACCCCCGAATGGGTCACTGAATATGTGGTTGAGCAAACCCTAGGTTTACGCCTGCGCGAATTGCAAACCGAACTCGGTTTTGAAGCCTATGGCGATTTAACTGATTTAGAAATTGATGCCGCCCACACCAAAAGCGGTAAATTCGTCGCGCAAAAATCCCGCGCCAAAAGCTATTTCGAAGCCCTGGAACATTACGAAGCGCGGCTTAGCGAAATCAAAGTGCTCGATCCCGCTTGCGGCAGTGGCGCATTTTTAATCCAAGCGCTCAAACGCCTATTAAAAGAACACGAAGCCATCGGCAAAGAAAAAGCCCGCATCAGCTACGAATTTAAACAGGGCGGGCTGTTTGATGTGGGGCAGGTGTATCGCGATATTCTCTCCAAAAACCTCTACGGCGTGGACATCAACCCCGAATCGGTCGAAATCACCAAACTCGCGCTTTGGTTGCATACCGTCATGCCCGGCCAACCCTTATCCTCGCTGGATAACAATATCCTTTGCGGCAATAGTCTGGTCGATTGGGATATTCAAACCATCTTGCCCGACCTTAACGAACACCAACTCGCTAAAATCAACCCATTTAGCTACGCCGAAGCCTTTCAAGACGTATTCGCCAATGGCGGCTTTGACGTGATTATCGGCAACCCGCCGTATATCAAACTGCAAAACATGAAAAAGGTCGCACCGGAAGCCACCGAATATTGGGTTAAAGCCACTAAAACCGAAAGCCTGACCGACGAAAACGGTCAAGTTATTGAAAAGCACGTGCCGAAGTTTCGCAGCACTCAAACCGGCAATTACGATATTTATTTACCGTTTTTTGAACAATCGGTGCAACTGATTAATCCAAAAGGGCGCATGGGCTTTATCGCGCCGAGTGTGTGGGCGGTGAACGAATACGGCGCAGGGCTAAGAGCCTTTTTGCACCAAAGCCAACAAATGGATCGTTGGATTGATTTCAAAAGCTACCAAATCTTTGATGAAGCCATTACCTACACCGCACTGCAGTTTTTTACCGGTCAAGTGAATGACGGCATTAAACTGCATTTTGCCCCACAAGGTGCGGACGATTTAGCAGGCCTGCATTGGGACGACATCACGCCTTTACCTTACCATCAACTCGACCCTAACCAGGCCTGGCAGTTTATGCCGGAAGTTGAACGGGTTTTAATCAATAAATTATTTGAAACTTGTCCATCGTTGAAAAGCATGACTACATCAATTTCACAAGGTTTGGTAACTAGTGCAAACGATATTTACCATTTAACTCAAGATGATCAACGTTTTATTGTTCCAAAAAATGTATTCATAACCGAATCAGAAGTTGTTAGGCCTTTAATTTCAGGAAAAAACGTATCTAGGTATGCTTTGTTTAACCAGGATGTCTCGATAATCATTCCTTATGATCTTCAAAATGAAAAGGCGAGTTTATTATCAGAAGATGTTATGAGAAATAAATACCCTGTTGTATGGAAGTATCTAAAAACACAAGAACATAGGCTTCGTAATAGGGAATATCCAAAAATGGATAATGACTCCAAGTGGTGGGGGTATGTATATCCTAAAAACTTGACTAAACAAGGTGAGAAAAAACTTTTTGTTGCAGGTACAGCACCTGAATTAAGAGTGGCTTATGATGAAGCGGGGCTTTTCGCCGCTGATGATAAACGTGTTTATACAATTCATGCGGAAAATCAAAATGATTTAATCTATTTGCTGGGTATCTTAAATGCCCCTGTAGCCAGCTATATTTTCAAAAAAATTGCTAGGCCAAAGGCTGGTGGTTTTTTTGATATTGAATCGCAATATCTTGCACCTTTGCCGATTCCCAATGCCAACGACCAGCAAAAAGCCCAGATTGGCGAACTGGCGCAAACCTTACAAAATTTGCATTCGGAATACCGCGATAAACTCGCGCAATTCGACAAACGCCTCACTTCTACGCAAATGCTCGCCGAACCCAAAGACTTAGCCTGGCTTTGGGCGGATATTCAGCCCATCAACGACCTTAAAAAATCCGACCAAGCCAAAGCTACCGGCTTAAAAGGCAAAGAACTCACCGAATGGGCGAAACAACAGGCGCAAAAAGTGTTGGACAAAAATTTGCAACCCCTCGCCAGCCAACTCAACGCCAAAACCAAGTTAGTCGTGCAATATCAAGACGGTGAACTCAGTTTATTAGCGAATGGCATCGAAGTCATTACCCAGTACATCACCGATGAACAAGCCGCTTTGATTGTGCCGCAATGGAGACAAGTCATACGCACCACCAATATTACGCCTAGCGTCACCGCCGACAAACTCGTTGGACACCTTCTCAACCTAAAAACTACCCATAACGCCAGCCTAATCCAACAACTCAACACCCTCGACACCGCACTGGCAACCCTGCAAACTCAAATCCAAACCAAGGAAACCCAACTCAACCAACACACATACCAACTCTACAACCTAACCCAAAACGAAATCGCGTTGATTGAGGGCAATGTATAG
- a CDS encoding HipA domain-containing protein has product MNVEDYLQSQIATSKQIQTACNLTQRQVGLQINKLGNRIVRIANGRSPKYALTTAKFGVGDSILIWEMDNFGKPTCIAKLRPLAAGGFFIEEHQNMPKVFLGEAKNGLFDDLPFFLLDMAPKGFLGIKIAEQLSRVDESFPAHLKDWKTEHIGRYLLANTDNSIGNLKFGNNAALQLHSPFTTHSRKEYITLADHIMDEDVLVSSAGGEHQKFATFCTDIDAHVIVKFSPKGNDANARRWKDVLVTEHYAAKVLNETGFVNAAETHIFEDDERLFLESKRFDRSGKNGRRSMLSLEMIDAEFVGSAVSWMDSCYQLLQQGLLTEQDYIKVEFLSAFARYIHNTDTHLGNISFATHRDIFSLLPIYDMCSMGFAPKSNGEVAPLQFSWPESVKVKKLALNGVKHCATRFWNNLAKEPLLSEPFRKFINENVIPQIPD; this is encoded by the coding sequence ATGAACGTCGAAGATTACTTGCAATCCCAGATTGCGACCAGCAAACAAATCCAAACCGCCTGCAACCTCACCCAACGCCAAGTTGGCTTGCAAATCAACAAGCTAGGGAATCGCATTGTTAGAATTGCTAATGGACGCAGTCCAAAATATGCCCTGACCACAGCAAAATTTGGAGTGGGCGACAGCATTCTTATTTGGGAGATGGATAACTTTGGCAAACCAACCTGTATTGCAAAGCTTCGCCCCTTAGCCGCTGGTGGCTTTTTTATTGAAGAACATCAAAACATGCCCAAAGTCTTCTTGGGTGAAGCCAAAAATGGTTTGTTTGATGATCTGCCATTTTTCTTACTTGATATGGCACCAAAAGGTTTTCTGGGGATAAAAATTGCTGAGCAGCTATCTCGCGTGGATGAAAGTTTTCCCGCGCATCTAAAAGATTGGAAAACCGAGCATATTGGCCGTTACTTACTGGCTAATACTGACAACAGCATTGGCAATTTAAAATTTGGCAATAATGCCGCCTTGCAATTGCATAGCCCTTTCACAACGCATTCACGCAAGGAATACATTACGCTCGCCGATCATATTATGGATGAAGATGTCCTGGTCTCTTCTGCCGGTGGTGAACATCAAAAATTCGCCACCTTTTGCACAGACATTGACGCGCATGTCATTGTTAAGTTTTCACCAAAAGGCAATGACGCGAACGCGCGCCGCTGGAAAGATGTGCTTGTTACAGAGCATTATGCTGCCAAAGTGCTTAATGAAACCGGCTTTGTGAACGCGGCTGAAACCCATATTTTCGAGGATGACGAGCGTCTGTTCCTCGAATCCAAGCGCTTTGATCGTTCGGGGAAAAATGGTCGGCGCTCCATGCTATCACTAGAAATGATTGATGCGGAATTCGTCGGATCCGCCGTAAGCTGGATGGACAGTTGCTATCAACTTTTGCAGCAAGGTTTACTCACAGAACAGGACTACATCAAGGTTGAGTTTTTGTCTGCCTTTGCGCGCTACATCCATAATACCGATACGCATCTGGGCAATATCAGCTTTGCAACCCATCGAGACATCTTCTCACTTTTACCGATTTATGACATGTGCTCCATGGGGTTCGCGCCCAAAAGTAATGGTGAAGTTGCGCCGTTACAATTTAGCTGGCCAGAATCCGTTAAAGTTAAAAAACTAGCGCTTAATGGGGTAAAACACTGTGCAACGCGCTTTTGGAACAACCTCGCAAAAGAGCCTCTGCTTTCCGAGCCGTTCAGAAAATTTATTAACGAAAATGTTATCCCGCAGATCCCCGATTGA